One window of the Penaeus vannamei isolate JL-2024 chromosome 31, ASM4276789v1, whole genome shotgun sequence genome contains the following:
- the LOC138867641 gene encoding E3 ubiquitin-protein ligase Siah1-like, producing the protein MLSEHNLRNFPQMNNRFHKKKITMSAFASKSGRVVPPQSPSQSGVPPGGNTDLASLFECPVCFDYVLPPILQCQSGHLVCANCRPKLTCCPTCRGPLGNIRNLAMEKVASTVMFPCKYSSSGCSATLLHTDKTEHEDTCEFRPYMCPCPGASCKWQGSLEQVMPHLMSVHKSITTLQGVYFSLHV; encoded by the exons ATGCTAAGTGAACATAATCTGAGAAACTTTCCACAGATGAACAATCGTTTCCATAAAAAG aAAATAACAATGAGCGCATTTGCCAGCAAGAGTGGCCGGGTGGTACCCCCTCAGTCACCTAGTCAGTCTGGTGTACCTCCAGGAGGCAATACAGACTTAGCTAGCCTATTTGAATGCCCAGTGTGTTTTGATTATGTATTACCACCAATATTACAATGCCAGAGTGGTCACCTTGTCTGTGCCAACTGCCGCCCAAAATTAACATGCTGTCCAACCTGTAGAGGACCACTAG GCAATATCAGAAATCTTGCCATGGAGAAGGTGGCGTCCACAGTCATGTTTCCTTGTAAGTATTCCTCATCAGGCTGCTCAGCAACCCTCCTtcacacagacaaaacagaacATGAGGATACATGTGAGTTCCGTCCATACATGTGTCCATGTCCTGGAGCATCCTGTAAATGGCAAGGATCTTTGGAACAAGTTATGCCGCACCTCATGAGCGTCCACAAAAGTATCACAACTCTACAAGGTGTGTATTTCAGTCTCCATGTCTAA